The following coding sequences lie in one Candidatus Rokuibacteriota bacterium genomic window:
- a CDS encoding ABC transporter ATP-binding protein, producing MLKVDDLHTYYGDSHILQGVSLEIPRAGIVGILGRNGAGKTTLVRSVMGFTPARRGRILFDEAEITRLRPYRIARLGICIVAQGRQIFPSLDVAETLAVGARPKPDGWTAEKVYELFPPLRERARHPAGRLSGGEQQMLAIGRSLMTNPSLLLLDEPTEGLSPLYIETVGHVIRTLQQRGMSMLLVEQRLRFALLYSDYVHIMSRGKIVHSSSPQELAKDEDVRARYLGV from the coding sequence AGGGCGTGTCGCTCGAGATCCCGCGCGCGGGGATCGTCGGCATCCTCGGGCGGAACGGCGCCGGCAAGACCACGCTCGTCCGGTCGGTGATGGGCTTCACGCCGGCGCGCCGCGGCCGGATCCTGTTCGACGAGGCGGAGATCACGCGCCTCCGGCCGTATCGCATCGCGCGGCTGGGCATCTGCATCGTGGCGCAGGGGCGCCAGATCTTCCCGTCGCTCGATGTCGCCGAGACGCTCGCGGTCGGCGCCCGGCCGAAGCCGGACGGGTGGACTGCCGAGAAGGTCTACGAGCTGTTCCCGCCGCTCCGCGAGCGCGCGCGCCATCCGGCAGGACGCCTGTCGGGGGGCGAGCAGCAGATGCTGGCCATCGGGCGGAGCCTGATGACCAACCCCTCGCTTCTCCTGCTCGACGAGCCGACGGAGGGGCTCTCACCGCTCTACATCGAGACGGTCGGGCACGTCATCCGCACGCTGCAGCAGAGGGGGATGTCGATGCTGCTCGTGGAGCAGCGGCTGCGATTCGCCCTGCTCTACTCCGACTACGTCCACATCATGAGCCGCGGCAAGATCGTTCACTCCTCGTCGCCGCAAGAGCTGGCCAAGGACGAGGACGTGCGGGCGAGATACCTCGGCGTCTGA
- a CDS encoding cupin domain-containing protein: MSTPDAYRGRSTGFRRQSLVDGVAGSVHMGFGACELSPGGHQSGHVHSHEEAFFVLEGTPQLALGGETFELAPQQCGLIPLGVPHAWRNLGARACRWLDMQAPRPRDPHTEPPDTFFTPEPAFGDRPRPLDIRDPRCRHFFRLDEGQMDVDRLKRGSAVSEPTVSASMATALLAYSGIAVKMLVDQRLEANLLTMFMVEYQAGGVAHPHDHPFEEAYFMLEGEVEGVADGRSYVLRPGDVFWTGVGSVHAFYNRTDARVRWLETQAPQPPRQHSYRFNRDWDYLGQRLPAD, encoded by the coding sequence ATGTCCACGCCCGACGCCTACCGCGGGCGGAGCACCGGCTTCCGTCGGCAGTCGCTGGTCGACGGGGTGGCGGGCTCGGTTCACATGGGCTTCGGGGCCTGCGAGCTCTCCCCCGGGGGGCACCAGAGCGGGCACGTGCACTCGCACGAGGAGGCCTTCTTCGTCCTCGAGGGCACGCCGCAGCTCGCCCTGGGCGGCGAGACCTTCGAGCTGGCGCCGCAGCAGTGCGGGCTGATCCCTCTCGGCGTCCCTCACGCCTGGCGGAACCTCGGCGCGCGCGCGTGCCGCTGGCTCGACATGCAGGCGCCCCGTCCGCGGGACCCGCACACGGAGCCCCCCGACACCTTCTTCACGCCCGAGCCCGCCTTCGGCGACCGCCCTCGGCCGCTCGACATCCGCGACCCGCGCTGCCGGCACTTCTTCCGCCTCGACGAGGGGCAGATGGACGTGGACCGGCTGAAGCGGGGCAGCGCCGTCAGCGAGCCCACCGTCTCCGCCAGCATGGCGACGGCCCTCCTCGCCTACAGCGGCATCGCCGTCAAGATGCTCGTTGACCAGCGCCTGGAGGCGAATCTCCTGACGATGTTCATGGTCGAGTACCAGGCCGGCGGCGTCGCGCACCCCCACGACCATCCCTTCGAGGAGGCCTACTTCATGCTCGAGGGCGAGGTCGAGGGGGTCGCGGACGGCCGGTCCTACGTGCTGCGCCCCGGGGACGTCTTCTGGACCGGCGTCGGCTCGGTCCACGCCTTCTACAACCGGACCGATGCGAGGGTGCGCTGGCTCGAGACGCAGGCGCCGCAGCCGCCCCGCCAGCACTCGTACCGCTTCAACCGTGACTGGGACTACCTGGGTCAGCGGCTGCCGGCCGACTGA